A single region of the Polyodon spathula isolate WHYD16114869_AA chromosome 12, ASM1765450v1, whole genome shotgun sequence genome encodes:
- the LOC121324964 gene encoding eukaryotic translation initiation factor 1b-like encodes MSAIQNLQSFDPFADATKGDDLLPAGTEDYIHIRIQQRNGRKTLTTVQGIAEEYDKKKLVKAFKKKFACNGTVIEHPEYGEVVQLQGDQRKNICQFLTEIGLAKEEQLKVHGF; translated from the exons ATGTCCGCTATTCAGAACCTCCAAAGCTTCg ACCCCTTTGCGGATGCAACTAAGGGTGATGATCTGCTCCCGGCTGGGACTGAGGACTATATCCACATAAGAATTCAGCAGAGAAACGGCAGGAAGACTCTGACCACTGTCCAGGGAATCGCGGAAGAGTATGATAAAAAGAAACTAGTCAAAGCTTTCAAGAAG AAGTTTGCCTGCAATGGGACAGTGATTGAGCATCCAGAATATGGTGAAGTGGTTCAGCTGCAAGGTGATCAGCGCAAGAATATCTGCCAGTTCCTCACTGAG ATTGGCTTAGCTAAGGAGGAGCAGCTGAAGGTTCATGGATTCTAA
- the LOC121324577 gene encoding keratin, type I cytoskeletal 13-like: MTSFSSHSYSSRGPARISSGSGAYGSSSFSQSGGGMSIGQKAMSMYGGSGAAYSRISSSSGFRSYSSAGCFQLEDAIQGGFQADSKQTMVNLNDRLAIYLEKVRTLEASNATLERQIREWSQNRSVVTNDYSAYNTTIDDLRAKIATALHVNAGIILHIDNAKLAADDFKVKYENELTMRMSVEADIVGLKKLLDELTLSRSDLEMQLEGLKEELIYLKKNHEEELVTCHSQMSGQVQVEVDAAPGVDLAKIIAEIREQYESLATKNRKDVEAWYQGKVEAVQQQVTEHTESLKGSKTEIKDLNRTFQGLQIELQSLHTMKQSLEANLAETNSRYSAQLIHLQGVVTSLEAQLTQLRADTEHSAEEYRLLLDIKTRLELEIAEYRRLLDGEDGRSSVQTSTLVKASSGSASSSTTTKVVTIVEEVVGGKVVSSSATSKSLNKVY; this comes from the exons ATGACCTCCTTCTCCAGCCACAGCTACTCCAGCAGGGGACCTGCCCGGATCTCCTCAGGCTCTGGGGCTTACGGCTCATCTTCGTTCTCCCAAAGCGGGGGTGGCATGAGCATTGGTCAGAAAGCCATGAGCATGTACGGAGGTTCCGGTGCTGCATACTCCCGTATCTCCAGCTCTTCTGGCTTTAGGTCCTACTCCAGCGCTGGGTGCTTCCAACTTGAAGATGCCATCCAGGGTGGCTTTCAGGCTGACAGCAAGCAGACCATGGTAAACCTCAATGACCGCCTGGCCATCTACCTGGAGAAGGTGCGTACACTGGAGGCCTCCAATGCCACCCTGGAGAGGCAGATCCGCGAGTGGAGCCAGAATCGCTCCGTTGTCACCAATGACTATAGCGCCTACAACACCACCATTGACGATCTCCGTGCCAAG ATTGCGACTGCACTTCATGTCAATGCTGGGATCATTCTTCACATTGATAATGCCAAGCTGGCAGCTGATGACTTCAAAGTCAA GTATGAGAATGAGTTGACAATGAGGATGTCAGTCGAGGCTGACATCGTCGGACTGAAGAAGCTCCTGGACGAGTTGACTCTGTCTAGGTCTGACCTGGAGATGCAGCTTGAGGGTCTGAAGGAGGAGCTTATCTACCTCAAGAAGAACCATGAGGAG GAACTGGTCACCTGCCATTCCCAGATGAGTGGGCAGGTTCAAGTGGAGGTGGACGCTGCCCCAGGAGTGGATCTGGCCAAGATTATTGCTGAAATCAGAGAACAGTACGAAAGCCTGGCCACCAAGAACCGCAAAGATGTTGAGGCCTGGTACCAGGGCAAG gttGAGGCTGTGCAGCAACAGGTGACCGAACACACCGAATCCCTAAAAGGCAGTAAGACGGAGATCAAAGACCTGAATCGTACCTTTCAGGGCTTGCAGATCGAGCTGCAGTCGCTCCACACCATG AAGCAGAGCCTGGAAGCCAACCTCGCAGAGACCAACTCTCGCTACTCTGCCCAGCTCATCCACCTGCAGGGTGTCGTTACCAGTCTGGAAGCCCAGCTGACACAGCTGAGGGCCGACACGGAGCACAGCGCAGAGGAGTACCGGCTCCTTCTGGACATCAAGACCCGTCTGGAGTTGGAGATTGCTGAGTACAGGCGCCTGCTGGACGGAGAGGATGGCAG ATCCTCTGTCCAGACCTCTACTTTGGTTAAAG CTTCCAGCGGCTCTGCTTCTTCCAGCACCACTACTAAAGTGGTGACCATCGTGGAAGAGGTGGTTGGTGGGAAAGTGGTATCCTCTTCTGCTACTTCGAAATCCTTGAACAAGGTATACTGA
- the LOC121323837 gene encoding gastrin/cholecystokinin-like peptide isoform X2, whose protein sequence is MSCVKVCVLLTVLALAVCVARPLSESRSEVGSALAQRERQREKAQAARIIRRDWMGSLTAGQRQFMSKYIPQVLAGLSNQEGYGPADSVHPIIDRDYAGWMDFGRRNTEEVEFDP, encoded by the exons ATGAGTTGCGTAAAGGTGTGCGTTCTATTGACCGTGCTGGCACTTGCTGTGTGCGTGGCCCGGCCGCTGTCAGAGTCGAGGAGCGAGGTGGGCTCGGCGCTGGCACAGAGGGAGCGCCAGCGTGAAAAGGCACAGGCTGCGCGCATTATCCGGAGGGACTGGATGGGATCGCTCACTGCAGGCCAGCGGCAGTTCATGTCAAAATACATCCCACAAGTACTTGCAG GGCTGTCCAACCAGGAAGGCTACGGGCCGGCGGACTCGGTGCACCCGATAATTGACCGAGACTACGCCGGCTGGATGGATTTTGGCAGAAGAAACACGGAAGAGGTGGAGTTCGATCCCTGA
- the LOC121324578 gene encoding keratin, type I cytoskeletal 50 kDa-like, with the protein MSFSSHSYVTSSSNRIPSMGSQRISMSGMSRLGSARAPSVYGGAGGIGTRISSSSASMSMASAGSGSGLGGGFQLSDALDGGVPLDGKQTMINLNDRLAIYLEKVHNLEQANGELEVKIRQFLTQQSPVHRDVSGYEATIADLQAKIQDATRVNAGIYLSIDNAKLAADDFRVKYENELAMRTSVESDIHGLRKVLDELTLARSNLEMEIEGLKEELIYLRKNHEEELNSMRSQLTGQVNVEVDAAPQQDLARVMAEIREQYEAMAAKNQREVEAWYQTKAETLTKEITTNTENLQTSKSEVTELRRSVQGLEIELQSLLSMKQSLEATIADTEARYSFQLQSLQSRVSSLEGELMQLRLNIEHQSQEYKMLLDIKTRLEMEIAEYRRLLDGEDSHSNSIQTSSGSTTNTTRKVVTIVEEMVDGKVVSSSSQELKQKL; encoded by the exons ATGTCCTTTTCCAGCCATAGCTACGTTACCTCCAGCAGCAACAGGATCCCCTCCATGGGCTCCCAACGCATTTCCATGTCCGGCATGTCCAGGCTGGGCTCTGCCAGGGCCCCCAGCGTCTATGGTGGTGCTGGAGGCATTGGAACCCGCATCTCCAGCTCCTCAGCCTCCATGTCCATGGCCAGCGCTGGCTCAGGCTCAGGTTTGGGTGGGGGCTTCCAGCTGTCAGATGCTTTGGACGGAGGCGTCCCTCTCGATGGCAAGCAGACCATGATAAATCTCAATGACCGCCTGGCCATCTACCTGGAGAAGGTGCACAACCTGGAGCAGGCCAACGGAGAGCTGGAAGTGAAGATCCGGCAGTTCCTGACACAGCAGTCCCCAGTCCACCGGGACGTGAGTGGCTACGAAGCCACCATCGCCGATCTGCAAGCCAAG aTCCAGGATGCTACCCGGGTGAACGCTGGTATCTACCTGAGCATTGACAACGCCAAGCTGGCAGCTGATGATTTCAGAGTCAA GTATGAGAATGAGCTGGCTATGAGGACTTCTGTTGAGTCTGATATCCACGGTCTGAGAAAGGTCCTGGACGAGCTGACTCTGGCCAGATCCAACCTGGAGATGGAGATCGAGGGGCTGAAGGAGGAGCTGATCTACCTCAGGAAGAACCACGAGGAG GAGCTCAACAGCATGCGTTCTCAGTTGACCGGACAAGTCAACGTTGAGGTGGACGCCGCCCCACAGCAGGACCTGGCAAGGGTAATGGCTGAAATCAGAGAGCAGTACGAAGCCATGGCTGCCAAAAACCAGAGAGAAGTAGAGGCCTGGTACCAAACCAAG GCCGAGACCCTGACTAAGGAGATAACAACCAATACAGAGAACCTTCAGACCAGCAAGAGCGAGGTGACAGAGCTGAGACGCTCAGTCCAAGGCTTGGAGATTGAGCTGCAGTCCCTGCTGAGCATG AAACAGTCTCTGGAGGCGACCATCGCGGACACCGAGGCTCGCTACAGCTTTCAGCTGCAAAGCTTGCAGTCGAGGGTCAGCAGCCTGGAGGGGGAGCTGATGCAGTTGAGGCTAAACATAGAACACCAGTCCCAGGAATACAAGATGCTGCTGGACATCAAGACCCGTCTGGAGATGGAGATCGCGGAATACAGGCGCCTGCTGGACGGAGAGGATAGCCA cagcaacagcatccAGACCTCCTCCGGATCCACGACCAACACCACCAGGAAAGTGGTGACCATCGTGGAAGAGATGGTCGATGGGAAGGTTGTGAGCTCCTCATCTCAGGAGTTGAAGCAGAAATTGTGA
- the LOC121323837 gene encoding gastrin/cholecystokinin-like peptide isoform X1, translated as MYKKDAFNRLGEQGRSERASTRVTETQDCADMSCVKVCVLLTVLALAVCVARPLSESRSEVGSALAQRERQREKAQAARIIRRDWMGSLTAGQRQFMSKYIPQVLAGLSNQEGYGPADSVHPIIDRDYAGWMDFGRRNTEEVEFDP; from the exons ATGTATAAAAAGGATGCTTTCAACAGACTGGGAGAGCAGGGAaggagcgagcgagcgagcacTCGAGTAACAGAAACCCAAGACTGTGCAG ATATGAGTTGCGTAAAGGTGTGCGTTCTATTGACCGTGCTGGCACTTGCTGTGTGCGTGGCCCGGCCGCTGTCAGAGTCGAGGAGCGAGGTGGGCTCGGCGCTGGCACAGAGGGAGCGCCAGCGTGAAAAGGCACAGGCTGCGCGCATTATCCGGAGGGACTGGATGGGATCGCTCACTGCAGGCCAGCGGCAGTTCATGTCAAAATACATCCCACAAGTACTTGCAG GGCTGTCCAACCAGGAAGGCTACGGGCCGGCGGACTCGGTGCACCCGATAATTGACCGAGACTACGCCGGCTGGATGGATTTTGGCAGAAGAAACACGGAAGAGGTGGAGTTCGATCCCTGA